In Bacteroidia bacterium, one DNA window encodes the following:
- the tig gene encoding trigger factor, with translation MDIQFNKNADLSATLTVTFTPDDYQPNVENQLKKQQKKVAIKGFRTGKAPMGMVKKMYGESILINEINELTNKSVNDYLKDNNIEILARPIESKDQQPLDFANPKDFTLSFDIGLAPEVSLNISDKDTVKRYKIQLPANEIEEEIKFLTERFGDMKEKDIVEADDLIYAAINELDNDGKHLEGGIHHKHISFSLKNIEDEEIKNLLIGKKKDDVFQIDVFKIYKNDHAMIARTLEVGEEVVNDLNPVFELEIHEVKSHVPSEINQSLFDKVFPNSGITDETAFRAKLSENMSEYYAEEAEQLFEHYLDKKLDENHPLSLPDNFLKRWLIESKDGEYNESNIEDRYAQEAFALRRMLIREKIAAENKIEIAPEELEDTAIAYSIGLFRQYGIPNATPDMVKDYALKQLKEYAFVQKMHDIALRRKVTNKLKEIVTIQEEEISKEDFYKKVNEQRNTGAAATA, from the coding sequence GTGGATATTCAATTTAATAAAAATGCTGACCTGTCTGCAACACTGACAGTTACTTTTACACCCGATGACTATCAACCAAATGTTGAGAATCAACTAAAGAAACAACAAAAGAAAGTTGCTATCAAAGGTTTCAGAACCGGTAAAGCACCTATGGGTATGGTGAAGAAAATGTATGGTGAATCTATACTTATCAATGAAATCAATGAACTCACCAACAAATCTGTAAATGACTACCTAAAGGATAATAACATTGAAATTTTGGCACGTCCAATTGAATCAAAAGACCAACAGCCTCTTGACTTTGCTAACCCAAAGGATTTTACGCTTTCTTTTGACATAGGACTTGCTCCCGAAGTTTCATTAAACATCTCAGATAAAGACACGGTTAAAAGATATAAAATACAATTACCGGCAAATGAAATAGAAGAAGAAATCAAGTTCCTTACAGAAAGATTTGGCGACATGAAAGAAAAGGATATTGTGGAAGCAGACGACTTAATTTACGCTGCTATCAACGAGCTTGACAATGACGGCAAACATCTGGAAGGCGGCATTCATCATAAACACATCTCTTTTTCTTTAAAAAACATTGAGGATGAGGAAATTAAAAACTTGTTGATTGGCAAGAAGAAAGATGATGTATTCCAGATTGATGTATTTAAGATATACAAGAATGATCATGCAATGATTGCAAGGACTTTGGAAGTAGGTGAAGAAGTGGTGAACGACTTAAACCCTGTGTTTGAGTTAGAAATTCATGAAGTAAAATCACACGTCCCTTCCGAAATCAACCAAAGCCTTTTTGACAAAGTATTTCCAAACAGCGGCATCACAGATGAAACAGCCTTTAGAGCCAAATTGTCTGAAAACATGAGCGAATATTATGCAGAAGAAGCTGAACAATTATTTGAACATTATCTTGACAAGAAATTGGACGAAAACCATCCTTTGTCATTGCCCGACAATTTCCTGAAAAGATGGCTCATTGAGAGCAAAGATGGTGAATACAATGAAAGCAATATTGAAGATCGTTATGCACAAGAGGCATTTGCATTAAGAAGAATGTTGATTCGCGAAAAGATTGCTGCAGAGAACAAAATTGAAATTGCTCCTGAAGAATTAGAAGATACTGCAATTGCTTATAGCATTGGACTTTTTAGACAATATGGCATTCCTAATGCTACTCCTGACATGGTTAAAGATTACGCCCTTAAACAGCTTAAAGAATATGCATTTGTTCAAAAAATGCATGACATAGCATTGAGAAGGAAGGTAACAAACAAACTAAAAGAGATTGTTACAATTCAAGAAGAAGAAATAAGCAAAGAAGATTTTTACAAAAAAGTTAACGAGCAAAGAAATACCGGTGCAGCAGCAACTGCATAA
- a CDS encoding MBL fold metallo-hydrolase, protein MKVTFLGTGTSQGVPVIACPCEICQSSNPKDKRLRTSIKIEINNKVLVIDSGPDFRQQMLRSNTKQLDALIFTHEHKDHIAGMDDIRAFNYFSKKAINIYATTNVQDALKREFHYVFSDEKYPGIPEVKLHTINTEHPFLIEDIQVSPIKVLHYYLPVLGFRIQDFVYITDANHIEPKELDKIRGAKVLVLNALRRQKHISHFTLDEAIAIVQEVKAERTFLTHISHQLGLHNEVEKELPQGIHLGFDGLELTI, encoded by the coding sequence ATGAAAGTTACTTTTTTGGGAACCGGAACCTCACAAGGTGTACCTGTAATTGCCTGCCCTTGCGAAATTTGTCAATCGTCCAACCCCAAAGACAAACGTTTAAGAACATCTATTAAAATTGAAATAAATAACAAGGTACTTGTCATTGACTCAGGTCCTGACTTTAGGCAGCAAATGTTACGGAGCAATACCAAGCAATTAGATGCGCTCATCTTTACACATGAACATAAAGACCACATTGCAGGCATGGATGACATTCGTGCTTTCAATTATTTTTCAAAAAAGGCAATAAATATTTATGCCACAACAAATGTCCAAGATGCACTAAAACGTGAGTTTCATTATGTTTTTTCTGATGAAAAATATCCAGGCATTCCTGAAGTCAAATTACACACTATTAATACTGAGCACCCATTTTTGATAGAAGACATTCAAGTTTCACCCATCAAAGTCTTGCATTACTATTTACCGGTTTTGGGGTTTCGGATTCAAGATTTCGTTTATATTACAGATGCAAACCACATTGAACCTAAGGAACTTGACAAGATAAGAGGTGCAAAAGTCTTAGTATTAAATGCGCTTAGACGACAGAAACACATTTCACACTTCACATTAGATGAAGCGATTGCGATTGTGCAAGAGGTAAAAGCAGAGAGAACTTTTTTAACACATATAAGCCATCAACTTGGCTTGCATAACGAAGTCGAAAAAGAGCTTCCACAGGGTATCCACCTTGGTTTTGACGGCTTGGAACTTACTATTTAG
- a CDS encoding glycosyltransferase, protein MANKTEILFSFIIPVYNTGIYLEECLDSVITQDFDLSKIEIIIVDDCSTDKATQQQIIALKEQGNYKGIPIKVVINEKNSWLAETRNIGVRHSQGRYIVCLDSDDTLEPEYLKYCYITHCAHPNASWVYPSLRKFGYRNKVDIAPDFSAKKLFLSNYQVVTSPIKRELWEKLKGQKTKVLSKNVKLFEDWDFWQRALGKGKFGVPVKKVIFNYRQNIKSLLTRTEEEGNLGTLLAYRQNWRSIFNLSAAQESFKKDNNKFAGHSGFFTNLLRKTIYFFTHRAPTTFSVKDAFRFVFAPSLLIKKRLESEKKFTKTHKMAGFKSGFPIEFDKDYPVCTAYNQTALCTHFWWHTGGAENILYDYMHEIKHLNYKVVDVVMDSEGVARTLKDVFEKVSDSQLSLSDFAQGPYPKLLALWEIIKIEKPRLILNMSNPMLYLLTPLIKQKFPETVIYDLLHCEEFDNNGWFEAALHYQKHIDKRIVTSNFWKDVLISKYGEQAQKISVIYNMIDYNAFLKEPRNRDVKLNKYRIDPNKKIIGFLGRFHDQKRPDIFVELAYKMQSNNDYHFVMVGDGPMLESLMPKIKSLTNLTYTGATKNPEKFFTMFDVAVFPSRFEGYPLVGIECAQLELPIIAANIVGFKEIIENGKAGILYEVRSDEEDVESIKNILLNNFDELQRLGKNGIEFVNTFHNKETIIQDIRNTFTL, encoded by the coding sequence ATGGCTAACAAAACAGAAATCCTATTTAGTTTTATTATCCCTGTTTATAATACCGGTATTTATCTTGAAGAATGTCTTGACTCTGTCATTACACAAGACTTTGATTTAAGTAAAATCGAAATCATTATCGTAGATGATTGTTCAACAGATAAAGCGACTCAACAACAAATAATTGCACTTAAAGAACAAGGCAACTATAAAGGAATCCCTATCAAGGTGGTAATCAATGAAAAAAACAGTTGGTTAGCAGAGACACGCAACATAGGGGTACGACATTCACAAGGTAGGTATATTGTATGTTTGGACAGTGATGACACATTAGAACCTGAATATCTGAAATATTGTTATATCACACACTGCGCACACCCAAATGCATCTTGGGTTTATCCCAGTTTGCGAAAATTTGGATATAGAAACAAAGTGGATATAGCTCCTGATTTTTCAGCCAAAAAATTATTTCTATCAAACTATCAAGTGGTTACCTCTCCAATCAAGCGAGAATTATGGGAAAAGTTAAAGGGTCAAAAAACCAAAGTACTTTCTAAAAATGTTAAACTATTTGAAGACTGGGATTTTTGGCAAAGGGCACTGGGCAAAGGCAAATTTGGAGTACCGGTCAAAAAAGTAATATTTAACTATCGTCAAAATATAAAGTCGCTACTAACCAGAACTGAGGAAGAAGGAAATCTGGGAACACTTTTGGCATATCGCCAAAACTGGCGTAGCATCTTTAATCTCTCTGCTGCACAAGAATCTTTTAAAAAAGATAACAACAAATTTGCAGGACATAGTGGATTTTTCACCAATTTATTGCGCAAGACTATTTACTTTTTTACACATCGCGCTCCCACAACTTTCTCAGTCAAAGACGCTTTTCGATTTGTTTTTGCACCGTCATTACTTATAAAAAAGAGGCTGGAAAGTGAAAAGAAATTTACGAAGACACATAAAATGGCGGGATTCAAGTCAGGGTTCCCAATAGAGTTTGACAAAGATTATCCTGTTTGTACTGCATATAATCAAACTGCGTTATGTACACATTTTTGGTGGCATACCGGAGGTGCTGAAAACATTCTATATGACTATATGCATGAAATCAAGCACTTGAATTACAAGGTTGTTGATGTAGTAATGGATTCAGAGGGCGTAGCAAGAACTTTAAAGGATGTGTTTGAAAAAGTATCTGATTCTCAACTTTCTCTTTCGGACTTTGCACAAGGACCCTATCCAAAATTGCTCGCATTGTGGGAAATCATTAAAATTGAAAAACCACGTCTGATATTAAATATGAGCAATCCCATGCTCTATCTTTTAACTCCTCTGATTAAACAAAAGTTCCCGGAAACTGTTATTTACGACTTATTGCATTGCGAAGAATTTGACAATAATGGTTGGTTTGAAGCAGCTTTACACTATCAAAAACATATTGATAAACGGATTGTAACCAGTAACTTCTGGAAAGATGTTTTAATAAGCAAGTATGGTGAACAAGCACAAAAAATATCTGTCATATACAATATGATTGATTACAACGCATTTTTAAAAGAGCCAAGAAACAGAGACGTTAAACTCAACAAATATCGCATAGACCCGAACAAAAAAATCATTGGATTCTTAGGCAGATTCCATGACCAAAAGCGTCCTGATATTTTTGTTGAATTAGCATATAAAATGCAAAGTAATAATGACTATCATTTTGTTATGGTTGGCGATGGACCTATGTTAGAATCGCTTATGCCCAAAATAAAATCACTTACCAACCTCACCTATACAGGAGCTACTAAAAATCCCGAAAAGTTCTTTACTATGTTTGATGTAGCAGTGTTTCCCAGCAGATTTGAAGGTTATCCGCTTGTTGGAATTGAATGTGCTCAGTTGGAATTACCTATCATTGCTGCGAACATTGTTGGATTTAAGGAGATTATTGAAAACGGGAAAGCAGGTATATTATATGAAGTAAGAAGTGATGAGGAAGATGTAGAAAGTATTAAAAATATCTTATTAAACAATTTTGATGAATTACAACGCTTAGGCAAGAATGGAATTGAATTCGTCAATACTTTTCACAACAAGGAGACAATCATTCAAGATATTCGCAACACCTTTACCCTCTAA
- the smpB gene encoding SsrA-binding protein SmpB — translation MANLNILNKKAGFNYALEQRFTAGLSLTGTEVKSIKQNNASISEAYCVFEDTELFIKNMHISEWKFGSYLNHDPLRSRKLLLTKKELRKLKKGIETEGYTIIPVRIFLSERGFIKIEIALAKGKKLFDKREDIKKKDIEREHNRKF, via the coding sequence ATGGCAAATTTGAATATACTAAACAAAAAAGCAGGGTTCAATTATGCTTTAGAGCAACGGTTTACCGCAGGTTTGTCTTTGACAGGAACCGAAGTTAAATCAATCAAACAAAACAACGCCTCAATTTCTGAGGCTTACTGTGTATTTGAAGACACTGAACTGTTCATAAAGAACATGCACATTTCCGAATGGAAATTTGGCAGCTATTTAAATCACGATCCTTTGCGTTCGCGCAAGTTATTGCTTACAAAAAAAGAACTTAGAAAACTCAAAAAAGGTATAGAAACAGAAGGATATACGATTATCCCTGTGCGCATCTTTTTGAGTGAACGTGGTTTTATTAAAATCGAAATTGCACTTGCCAAAGGGAAAAAGCTCTTTGACAAACGCGAAGACATTAAAAAGAAAGATATAGAAAGAGAGCACAACCGCAAATTCTAA
- the aroQ gene encoding type II 3-dehydroquinate dehydratase: protein MKFLVLHGPNLNLLGKRQPEIYGFERFEDFLIEMRNRFAGVQIDYFQSNHEGDLIDFVQKSESQYQGVIFNAGGFSHTSVAIADAVAAVNVPYVGVHISNVYARERERHIDLLAKYCVGTITGLGMKGYELALQYLIDIQK from the coding sequence ATGAAATTCCTTGTCTTACACGGACCTAATCTCAATTTGCTTGGAAAGCGGCAACCTGAAATCTATGGATTTGAGCGTTTTGAAGACTTTTTAATTGAAATGCGCAATCGTTTTGCAGGTGTGCAGATTGACTATTTTCAGAGTAATCACGAGGGAGATCTGATTGATTTTGTTCAAAAAAGCGAATCACAATACCAAGGTGTTATTTTTAATGCAGGAGGATTTTCTCATACTTCTGTTGCGATAGCTGATGCGGTTGCTGCAGTGAATGTTCCCTATGTTGGGGTGCATATCAGTAATGTTTATGCACGCGAACGCGAAAGACATATTGATTTGCTGGCGAAATATTGCGTAGGTACTATTACAGGGTTAGGAATGAAAGGCTATGAGTTAGCATTGCAGTACCTTATTGATATTCAAAAGTAA
- a CDS encoding bifunctional (p)ppGpp synthetase/guanosine-3',5'-bis(diphosphate) 3'-pyrophosphohydrolase, whose product MVTEVSESELEKHTKEELENKEIINRYRRLLRSVRFPLSKEDKKLIRDAFDLALDAHKGVRRKSGAPYIFHPIEVARIAAREIGLGATSIACALIHDVVEDSDYTLDYIKRKFGTKVAQIVDGLTKISGVFDYTDSMQAENFRKMLLTLSKDVRVILIKLCDRLHNMRTLDSMSRKNQLKIASETLFFYAPLAHRLGLYAIKTELEDLAIKYTERKKYNDISNKLKETKASRDRYMRRFAEPIKTALDSQKIQYELKGRVKSIYSILQKMEKQQVPFEEVYDLFAIRIIIDSKMENEKADCWKVYSLITDIYYPNPSRLRDWISQPKSNGYESLHTTVMGPGGMWVEVQIRTKRMDEVAEQGYAAHWKYKNHGAEKEAGRGLDDWLLRVKDVLENPGPNAMDFLDQFKSQLMEDEIFVFTPKGELKSLPANSTALDFAFEIHTEIGIKCIGAKVNNKLVQLKTKLSNGDQVEILTSDKQSPKEEWFGYVVSGKAKNKLKDYFNEEKRKDAEKGKEILKRKFKTTKIVFSDEHINRVVEFYKERSATDLFASIGKGLFPIENVDIKKVFAKTKKQKTIEIKPAPVIKFPDKGSSIIVGDTPELSYKLAPCCNPIPGDDIFGFVTVGEGVKIHRTNCPNGISLMSNYGYRVIKAEWQEQYSNSAKQFLVGIKIEGIDDVGVLSSLTDIISKSMKVNIKSITVKSNAGTFEGKILLFITDTKHLDELINNITTKHQYMKVTRIDVSG is encoded by the coding sequence ATGGTTACAGAAGTGAGTGAGTCGGAGCTTGAAAAACACACAAAAGAAGAGCTTGAAAACAAAGAAATTATTAATCGTTACAGGCGGCTCTTGCGTTCGGTAAGATTTCCTTTGTCTAAAGAAGATAAAAAACTAATTCGTGATGCTTTTGATCTCGCCTTGGATGCACATAAAGGAGTCAGAAGGAAGTCCGGTGCTCCATACATTTTTCATCCTATCGAAGTTGCCAGAATTGCTGCACGCGAAATAGGGTTGGGCGCAACCTCAATAGCCTGTGCTTTAATCCATGATGTGGTAGAAGACAGTGATTATACACTGGATTATATCAAACGAAAATTTGGAACCAAGGTTGCTCAGATTGTAGATGGATTAACCAAGATTTCAGGGGTGTTTGACTACACTGATTCAATGCAGGCAGAGAATTTTCGCAAAATGCTGCTTACATTGTCAAAAGATGTTAGAGTGATATTGATTAAACTATGCGACCGATTACACAATATGCGCACATTGGATTCAATGTCGCGAAAAAATCAGCTCAAGATTGCTTCCGAAACGTTGTTTTTTTATGCTCCCTTAGCGCATCGATTGGGTTTGTATGCCATCAAAACTGAATTGGAAGACTTAGCGATTAAATATACTGAAAGAAAAAAGTACAATGATATAAGCAATAAGTTGAAGGAAACTAAAGCCTCTCGTGATCGCTATATGAGACGCTTTGCTGAACCCATTAAAACAGCTTTGGATAGTCAAAAAATTCAATATGAATTAAAAGGTAGGGTAAAGTCAATTTACAGTATTCTTCAAAAAATGGAAAAACAACAAGTGCCATTTGAAGAAGTGTATGACTTATTTGCAATCAGAATCATCATTGATTCAAAAATGGAAAACGAAAAGGCGGATTGCTGGAAGGTGTATTCGTTAATAACAGATATTTATTACCCCAATCCTTCAAGATTGCGAGATTGGATATCGCAACCCAAAAGCAACGGATATGAATCGTTGCATACAACAGTGATGGGACCCGGAGGGATGTGGGTAGAAGTGCAAATTCGAACTAAACGAATGGACGAAGTGGCTGAACAAGGTTATGCCGCACATTGGAAGTATAAGAATCACGGGGCAGAAAAGGAAGCCGGACGTGGTTTGGATGACTGGTTGTTAAGGGTGAAAGATGTGTTGGAGAATCCTGGCCCCAATGCAATGGATTTCCTTGATCAATTCAAAAGTCAATTGATGGAAGATGAGATTTTTGTTTTTACCCCAAAAGGAGAACTCAAAAGTCTGCCTGCTAATTCTACCGCACTTGATTTTGCATTTGAAATCCATACGGAAATTGGTATAAAATGTATTGGTGCTAAGGTTAACAATAAGTTGGTGCAACTCAAAACCAAGTTGTCAAATGGTGATCAGGTGGAAATATTAACCTCTGATAAGCAATCGCCTAAAGAGGAGTGGTTTGGATATGTTGTTTCGGGTAAAGCTAAAAACAAGCTTAAAGATTACTTTAATGAGGAAAAGCGCAAGGATGCGGAAAAAGGAAAAGAAATACTCAAAAGAAAGTTCAAAACTACAAAAATTGTTTTTTCGGATGAACATATAAACAGGGTTGTTGAATTTTATAAAGAACGCTCAGCTACTGATTTGTTTGCTTCTATTGGTAAGGGGTTGTTCCCAATAGAAAATGTTGATATTAAAAAAGTATTTGCAAAAACAAAAAAACAGAAGACAATTGAAATCAAACCGGCTCCGGTCATTAAGTTTCCTGATAAAGGCTCGAGTATTATTGTAGGCGATACTCCGGAATTGTCTTACAAATTAGCTCCCTGTTGTAATCCTATACCGGGTGATGATATATTTGGGTTTGTTACAGTAGGTGAAGGGGTGAAAATTCATCGAACTAACTGCCCGAATGGTATCTCCTTGATGTCAAATTATGGCTATCGAGTGATTAAAGCTGAATGGCAAGAGCAATATAGCAACAGTGCCAAGCAGTTCTTAGTCGGAATCAAAATTGAAGGAATTGACGATGTTGGGGTTTTGAGTAGTTTAACTGATATTATCTCAAAATCCATGAAGGTAAATATCAAATCAATTACTGTGAAATCAAATGCCGGTACTTTTGAAGGCAAGATTCTATTGTTTATCACAGACACGAAACACTTAGATGAGTTAATTAACAACATAACCACAAAACATCAGTACATGAAAGTAACTCGGATAGATGTTTCAGGATAG
- a CDS encoding PorT family protein produces MKANFNFKLLSVLFILFGFSYSSKAAEGDNKMFQLGLTGSGNFCWSSGAVKPLYSNGLGLGYSIGIMGDWNLMKSKSNYFMSFELLTSNLGTRTRFDNSFVLTNKKDSILYENIEHTYRLTYIEVPISLKLKINEIGYITWFAQFGLAPSILYKTKAKFRAERVGTHDKLTTEYFNNNAKEGDDINQEFYDYKDDVRFYRIATFLGAGMEYRFSGNTAFVASVRFNNGLNDILTEKKLKVHNAFVALHAGILF; encoded by the coding sequence ATGAAAGCAAATTTTAATTTCAAATTATTGTCAGTTCTCTTCATCCTTTTTGGTTTTTCTTATTCATCAAAAGCCGCAGAAGGGGATAATAAGATGTTCCAATTAGGTTTAACCGGTTCGGGAAATTTCTGTTGGAGCAGTGGTGCTGTGAAACCACTTTATTCTAATGGTTTAGGACTCGGTTATTCTATAGGAATAATGGGGGATTGGAACTTGATGAAATCTAAGAGCAATTATTTTATGTCATTTGAACTACTCACTTCCAATCTTGGCACGAGAACCAGATTTGATAATAGCTTTGTTTTAACAAATAAGAAAGATAGTATTTTGTATGAAAATATTGAACACACTTATAGGCTGACCTATATTGAAGTTCCTATTTCACTTAAGTTGAAAATTAATGAGATTGGTTATATTACTTGGTTTGCACAGTTTGGGCTGGCTCCCAGTATTTTATATAAAACAAAAGCAAAGTTCAGGGCTGAAAGGGTGGGAACACATGACAAACTCACAACCGAATATTTTAACAATAATGCAAAAGAAGGAGACGATATAAACCAAGAGTTTTATGATTACAAAGATGATGTTCGTTTTTATAGAATTGCAACTTTCCTTGGTGCAGGAATGGAATATCGTTTTTCAGGTAATACCGCTTTTGTAGCCAGTGTTAGGTTTAATAATGGATTAAATGATATACTGACAGAGAAGAAATTGAAAGTTCACAATGCTTTTGTTGCACTGCACGCAGGAATATTGTTTTAA
- a CDS encoding ATP-binding cassette domain-containing protein, protein MITCNNLSLRFGKRVLFDEVNVKFTSGNCYGIIGANGAGKSTFLKIITGEIDPNTGSVDIEKGKRMAVLKQNHFEFDQFEVLQTVIMGHKDLYAIMQEKDALYAKSDFSDEDGVRAAELEEKFAEMEGWNAESDAGTLLNGLGISDDFHYKTMHELSNNQKVRVLLAQALFGNPDILIMDEPTNDLDVHTIAWLENFLADFENLVLVVSHDRHFLDSVCTHVADIDYSKIQVFTGNYSFWYQSSQLALRQRQEQNKKSEEKRKELQEFIARFSANAAKSRQATSRKKLLEKLNIEEIKPSSRKYPAIFIIPEREAGDQVLKVENLSYKQDGENLFTKVNFTVNKGDKIAFLSKNTLALTRFFQVLADEMKPTTGSYHYGVTIKKGYLPNDNSKYFEGINLNLVDWLRQFSKEKDETFIRGFLGKMLFSGEESLKSAKVLSGGEKVRCMLSKLMLEQPNFVIADDPTNHLDLESIQSLNNSFVDYKGTIVFQSHDHEFIQTVANRIIEITPNGIIDKICTYDEYLEDESVQQRKTELYGSAPSA, encoded by the coding sequence ATGATTACTTGTAACAACTTGTCACTGCGTTTTGGAAAACGTGTTTTATTTGATGAAGTAAATGTAAAATTTACGAGCGGAAATTGCTATGGAATTATAGGCGCGAATGGTGCCGGCAAATCTACTTTTTTGAAAATTATCACCGGTGAAATCGACCCTAACACAGGCTCGGTGGATATCGAAAAAGGAAAACGTATGGCCGTCCTTAAACAAAATCACTTTGAATTTGATCAGTTTGAGGTGTTGCAAACGGTGATTATGGGGCATAAAGATTTGTATGCAATTATGCAAGAAAAGGATGCGTTATATGCCAAATCTGATTTTAGTGATGAAGATGGGGTACGTGCTGCAGAGTTGGAAGAAAAATTTGCGGAAATGGAAGGTTGGAATGCCGAAAGTGATGCAGGTACTTTGCTCAACGGCTTAGGAATTTCAGATGATTTTCACTACAAAACAATGCACGAGCTAAGTAATAACCAGAAGGTGCGCGTATTGCTTGCTCAAGCTTTGTTTGGCAATCCTGATATCCTGATTATGGATGAGCCGACTAACGACCTTGATGTTCATACTATTGCTTGGTTGGAAAATTTCTTAGCTGATTTTGAAAACCTTGTATTGGTTGTAAGTCACGACCGACATTTCTTGGACTCCGTTTGTACTCACGTAGCGGATATTGATTACAGCAAAATTCAAGTCTTTACAGGTAACTATAGCTTCTGGTATCAAAGTAGCCAATTGGCATTGAGACAAAGACAAGAACAAAATAAGAAATCAGAAGAAAAACGTAAAGAGCTGCAGGAATTTATTGCACGATTTAGTGCCAATGCTGCTAAGTCTAGACAAGCAACAAGTAGGAAAAAATTACTTGAAAAGCTGAATATTGAAGAGATTAAACCTTCGAGCAGAAAGTATCCTGCAATTTTTATAATCCCGGAACGAGAAGCAGGTGATCAAGTGTTAAAAGTGGAAAATTTGAGTTATAAGCAGGATGGAGAAAATCTGTTTACTAAGGTGAATTTCACTGTTAATAAAGGCGATAAGATTGCATTTCTATCTAAAAACACTCTTGCATTAACAAGGTTTTTTCAAGTGTTGGCTGATGAAATGAAGCCGACAACCGGAAGCTATCATTATGGTGTTACCATAAAGAAAGGGTATTTGCCCAATGACAATTCAAAGTATTTTGAAGGTATAAATCTAAACCTTGTTGATTGGCTGAGACAATTCTCAAAAGAAAAAGATGAAACTTTTATTCGCGGTTTCTTAGGAAAAATGTTGTTTAGTGGTGAAGAATCACTTAAAAGTGCAAAAGTGTTATCAGGAGGAGAGAAAGTTAGGTGTATGTTGAGTAAATTAATGTTAGAACAACCCAATTTTGTCATCGCTGATGACCCCACTAACCACTTGGATTTGGAATCTATTCAATCGTTGAACAATAGTTTTGTTGATTATAAAGGCACAATTGTATTTCAATCTCATGACCATGAGTTTATTCAAACTGTGGCAAACCGTATCATTGAAATTACACCAAATGGAATCATAGATAAGATTTGTACTTATGATGAATATTTGGAAGACGAATCGGTTCAGCAAAGAAAAACAGAGCTATATGGTTCTGCCCCGAGTGCTTAA
- the nadE gene encoding NAD(+) synthase → MKELNSALEQGIKDFFLKAGFQKAVIGSSGGIDSALVQTLASNALGAENVTAFIMPSEFSSQGSVDDAVALCNNLGNPFHIIKIAPLYELYLHTLKEVYGNTNFDLTEENLQARIRATLLMAYSNKKHALLLNTSNKSELAVGYGTLYGDLCGAISVIGNLYKTQVYQLARHLNKDQEIIPNHIIQKAPSAELHPGQKDSDSLPEYAELDKVLVELIDNQKSVEQVVAQGFSEELVSRIVKLVQRSEFKKAQVPPILYV, encoded by the coding sequence ATGAAAGAACTGAATTCCGCTTTAGAACAAGGAATCAAGGATTTCTTTTTAAAGGCAGGGTTTCAAAAAGCAGTAATAGGAAGTTCAGGGGGGATTGATTCTGCATTAGTACAAACCTTGGCATCTAACGCACTTGGAGCAGAAAATGTAACTGCTTTCATAATGCCTTCTGAGTTTTCCTCTCAAGGATCTGTTGATGATGCTGTTGCATTATGTAACAACCTTGGGAATCCGTTTCATATTATCAAAATTGCCCCTCTCTATGAGCTTTATCTCCATACCTTAAAAGAGGTTTATGGCAATACTAATTTTGACTTAACCGAAGAAAATCTTCAAGCTCGAATCCGCGCCACTTTGTTGATGGCATATAGCAATAAGAAACACGCATTATTGTTAAATACAAGTAACAAAAGTGAATTGGCTGTTGGATATGGGACTCTTTATGGTGACTTATGTGGAGCAATCTCTGTAATTGGTAATTTATATAAAACTCAAGTGTATCAACTTGCGCGACACCTGAATAAGGATCAAGAAATTATTCCTAATCATATCATCCAAAAAGCCCCAAGTGCAGAACTGCATCCGGGGCAAAAAGATTCAGACTCGCTACCTGAGTATGCAGAATTAGATAAAGTTCTTGTTGAGTTAATAGATAATCAAAAGTCGGTTGAACAGGTTGTAGCACAAGGGTTTAGCGAAGAATTAGTTAGCAGAATAGTGAAACTTGTTCAAAGGAGCGAGTTTAAGAAAGCACAAGTTCCACCTATACTGTATGTGTAA